The nucleotide window GCGCCCTGGCTGATCGCCTCGTCCACTCGGTGCAGCGCCCGGTCGGTGGACCAGGTGGCGCCGTGGTCGTAGAACGAGTCCGTGGTCCGGTTCACGATCGCCATCACGAGTTGGCTGCCGGGCTCGTACACCTTGTCCCGGAAGCGGAGTTGCCGGTCGGTCGTCATGTCTCCTCTTGCTGCTGACCTGCGGTGGCGGATGTCTCCGGACCGACTGCCGAGTCTTCCAGGCGACCCCCTTGCCTAATTCTGTAAATGGCCTTAGCGTATTTCGCGATGTCCCAGGACCTTCAGCGCCAGGCCAACACGGCCGCGGTGTTACGCACGCTCGCGGCCGGTGGGCAGGCCAGCGTCACCGAGCTGCGCGGTTCGGTCGGATTGTCTCGGCCGACCCTGGACGCGATCATCTCCGACCTGCTGGCCGGCGGCATGATCCGGCAGCAGGATCCGGGATCGTCGGCCGGGACGGCGATTTCCTCGACCGGAGAGCGACCATTGATCGAGTCCGCGCGACCAGCCGCCGGCACCCCGGTACGCCGTCGGTCGGGCGCGGGGCGGCCGGCCCGCAACTTCGTGATCAACGCCGACGCCGGCTACGTCGCCGGAATCGACGTCGGCCGGCACAAGATCCTGGTGATGATCATGGATCTGGCCGGCGTTGTCCGCGTGTCACGTCGGGTCGAGGTGCCGGCCAGCATCGACGGCGCAGGGCTGCTCGCGTTGCTTCAGCACACGCTCTCCGCGGCCACCGCAGAGCTTGGGATCGGCCTTGATCGACTTCGGGCGATCGCGGTCGGTGTGCCCGGTGTGGTGGACGCGGCCGGCAGGATCACCCGCTCCGTGGTGGTCCCACAGTGGAGCGGCTTCGACCTCCGACCGTTGATCGCCAACTGGGCTTCGGTGCCGGTGGCCGTGGCCAACGACGCCAACCTGGCCGTGCTCGCCGAGCAATGGCGTGGTGCGGCGCAGCGTTGCACCGACGTCATCTACATCCTTGCCGGCCGGCGGACCCGGGCGGCGATCATGATCAACTCCGAGGTGCTGACCGGCCGACACGGCGAAGCCGGCGAGATCGGTTCGGTGCCCGAGTTGTTCTTCGACACTCCCGAGGTGCTGCTCGGCGATCCGGGCGCCGACAGTGCCAACCTCGCCCAGGTCTTCGCCGCCGCCCGCGCCGGCGACCCTGACAGCCGGCAGCGGGTCGAGCGCTTCTGCGCCGAACTCGCCCGCGGCATTCGCTTCCTGGTCACGGTTCTGGACCCGGAGATCGTGGTGATCGGCGGCGGGCTGTCCGGCGCCGGTGAGCAGATCATCAGCGGGCTCCATGATCAACTGGATGCTCAGGTCGAGCCGGACACGGACCGGCAGCCGATGGCGCTGGTGTCCTCACAGCTCGGCGACACCGCGGTCGCGCTCGGTGGCATCCGCCGGGCCCAGCTGATCGCCGCGGCCGCCGATCCCCTGATCAACGCCGTGATCGACGGACAGCAAAAAACCCGAAGCCCTCATGGTGAAAACGCTGGAACAGAAGGAGAAATCGTGAATCAACCGGTTCGGTCGGCACCGTCGGTGCCGCCCGCTACCTCACCGCTGCGGGTCGGCATGATCGGCGCCGGCGGCATTGCCGGTGCCCATCTGCCGGCCTGGCTCGCGCTCGGCGCCCAGGTCGCGCACTATTCCTGGGAAGGAGCGCCGCAACTGGCGGCCGGTCACGGCGGGGTCGTCGCCGACTCGGCGGACGAACTGCTCGCCCGGGTCGACGTGGTGGACATCTGCACGCCCACCCCGTACCACCGCGAATACATCGAGCTGGCCGCGGCAGCGGGCAAACACGTGTTCAGCGAGAAGCCGCTGGCGCGTACCTCGGCCGATGCTCGGGCGGCCATCGACGCCTGCGCGGATGCCGGCGTACAGCTCTATCCCGGCCATGTCGTCCGGTTCTTCAGTGAGTACGAGGCCATGCACCGCCAGGTCGCGGCCGGGACCATCGGCACCATCGCCGTCCAGCGGTTCACCCGCAGCGGATCACGGCCGGAGAAGGACTGGTTCCACGACGAGGAACAGTCCGGCGGCATCATCCTGGATCAGATGATTCATGATCTTGACTTCGCCCGCTGGAACGCCGGCGAGGTGCGTACCGCGTTCGCGCGCAAGTCCCGGGTCGGCGAGGGCAAGGACGCGGTGATCAACGCACAAGTGATCTTGACCCACGACAGCGGCGCGATCTCCTACGTCGGCGGCACCTGGGCCCGGCCGGGCACCACCTTCCGCACCACCTTCGAGATCGCCGGCACAGCAGGGATCCTGCGGCACGACTCGACCCAGTACCGCCCGGTCGTTGTGGATCTTGGACAGGCCAAGGCCGACGAGGAGGGCACCGGACTGCTGCCGGCGGTGCACGGGGTCAGCCCGTTCGCCACCGAGATCGCCGAGATCGCGGCTGCCTTCACCGGCGGCCCGAGCCCGCGGGTCACCGCCGAGGACGGCTACGCCGCGATCTTGATCGCCGAAGCAGCCATTGCTTCGCTGCAGACCGGAGAACCGGTCGACGTCGCGACGAACGAGCAGGCAGGAGCCCTGGCATGAGTGAGCCGATGAAGATCGCCGTGCTGTCCTTCGCACACCTGCACGCGATGTCCTACCTGTCCGCACTTTCCGGGCGTTCCGAGATCGAACTGGTTGCGACCGATCCTGATCATGACCAACGCCCGGCCGGTGAGTCCGGCGGTCCCGAGCTGGCCGCCGGACTCGGCGTCCGCTACCTCGACGACTACGACGCCGTCTGGCAGTGGGGACCCGATGCGGTGGTGGTCTGCTCGGAGAACGCCGGACACCGGGCGCTGGTCGAACAGGCCGCGGCGCACGGTGCGCACGTGCTCTGCGAGAAGCCGCTGGCGACCTCGGTCGCCGACGCGGAGGCGATGGTCGCGGCCTGCGAACAGGCGGGCGTCAATCTGATGATCGCCCACCCGGTCCGCTTCTCCACCGCCTTCGCCGAACTGAAGGCCAACTACGACGCCGGAGTCCTCGGCGAGGTCAAGTCGGTGCTGGGCACCAACAACGGCCAGTTGCCGATGCACGTTCGGCAGTGGTTCGTCGACCCGGAACTGGCCGGCGGCGGGTCGATCACCGATCACACCGTGCACGTGGCCGACCTGCTGGACAGCCTGTTCGGCGGATCCCCGGCCCGCAGTGTTTACGCGACCAGCAACAAGATCCTGCATTCGGACGAGGTCGCGGTGGAGACCGCCGGGCTGGTCTCGATCGAGTATGCGAACGGCGTGGTCGCCAGCATCGACTGCAGTTGGTCCAAGCCGGACTCGTACCCGACCTGGGGTGGGCTGACGCTGCAGCTGACCGGAGACCGTGGCATTGCGGACATGGACGCCTTCAACGCCCGGGTCGACGGCCACTCCGAGACCGCCAAGAACGGGCTCTGGTTCCCGTACGGGGTGGACGCGGACGCGGCGATGATCGCCGAATTCCTCGACTCGGTGGCCGAGCACCGGCCGCCGCAGCCGGACGGCCGATCCGGGCTGCGGACGGTCAGGATCGTCCAGGCGGCCTACGAATCCGTGCGTAGTGGAGCCGCCGTCCAACTGTGAGGCGCGTCCGTCGGGTGGGACGGCGGTTGTCGTCCCACCCGAGGGTGCTGAAAGGATGATCGGCATGAAGATCGGTGTGATCGGTACCGGGCAGTTTGCGCGCAGTTTCATCGCCTTGTGGCAGCTGCATCCCGATGTTGAGGCGGTGTATGCCTGCGACGTTGTTCCGGAGCGGGCGAAGGAGCATGAGGAGAAGTACGGCCTGGCCGGCACGTTCGACTCGTTCGAGGAGGTGCTCGCCTCGGACGTGGATTCGGTGGCGATCATGACTCAGCGGTGGACGCACGGGCCGTTGGTCTTGCAGGCGCTGGAGGCCGGTAAGAACGTCTATTCGGCGGTGCCGATGGCGATCAGTGTGGACGAGATCAAGGCAATCGTGCAGAAGGTGCGCCAGACCGGCCTGATCTACATGATGGGCGAGACTAGCTACTACAACCCTGCGGTGGTGTGGGCGCGGTCCACGATCGCCAAGGGCGAGCTGGGCCGGGTGTTCTACTCCGAGGGCGATTACGTCCACGACATGGACAACGGCTTCTACAACGCCTACAAGTACAGCGGTGGCGAGGACTGGAAGAAGACGGCCAGCTACCCGCCGATGCTGTATCCGACCCACGCCGTCGGTGGCGTGCTCGGTGCGGTGCCGTCGTACGCCACCAGTGTGAGTTGTATCGGGATCCGTGATGATCGCGGTGATGGTGTATTTGATGCGGACGTTTCCTTGTGGGGCAACGAATTCTCCAACATGACCGCTCTGTTCGAGCTGGCCGACGGCGGCACCATGCGGACCAACGAGTTCCGCCGGGTGGGCTACTGGAAGGGCCACGAGTCGCGGTTCCGGTTCTACGGCACGGATGCGGTGATGGAGCAGTCCGGGCAGGGGGCCACGTACAGCGTCAAGACCGAGGGTGAGGACTACGCCAAGGGCGAGACGCTGGACATCAGCGACCTGTTCTACACCCACGGGCATCAGGTTCCGACCGACTTCGGCGACATCGATCCGGCGTTGCTGCAGAGCTTCGCCTCGGGTACGGCGAAGGTGCAGGACCGCAGTCGGCTGCCGAAGGAATTCGACGGCGCGCACAACGGGCACGAGGGGTCGCATCACTTCCTGGCCGATGACTTCGTCCGGGCGGTGACGACCAAGACTCAGCCGCCGGTGAGCGCGTGGAAGGCGGCACGGTTCACGCTGCCGGGTGTGGTTGCGCACGAGTCCGCGAAGCAGGGCGGGGCTCGGCTGCCGGTGCCCGACTTCGGCGACGGCC belongs to Microlunatus elymi and includes:
- a CDS encoding Gfo/Idh/MocA family protein; amino-acid sequence: MSEPMKIAVLSFAHLHAMSYLSALSGRSEIELVATDPDHDQRPAGESGGPELAAGLGVRYLDDYDAVWQWGPDAVVVCSENAGHRALVEQAAAHGAHVLCEKPLATSVADAEAMVAACEQAGVNLMIAHPVRFSTAFAELKANYDAGVLGEVKSVLGTNNGQLPMHVRQWFVDPELAGGGSITDHTVHVADLLDSLFGGSPARSVYATSNKILHSDEVAVETAGLVSIEYANGVVASIDCSWSKPDSYPTWGGLTLQLTGDRGIADMDAFNARVDGHSETAKNGLWFPYGVDADAAMIAEFLDSVAEHRPPQPDGRSGLRTVRIVQAAYESVRSGAAVQL
- a CDS encoding Gfo/Idh/MocA family protein, with translation MKIGVIGTGQFARSFIALWQLHPDVEAVYACDVVPERAKEHEEKYGLAGTFDSFEEVLASDVDSVAIMTQRWTHGPLVLQALEAGKNVYSAVPMAISVDEIKAIVQKVRQTGLIYMMGETSYYNPAVVWARSTIAKGELGRVFYSEGDYVHDMDNGFYNAYKYSGGEDWKKTASYPPMLYPTHAVGGVLGAVPSYATSVSCIGIRDDRGDGVFDADVSLWGNEFSNMTALFELADGGTMRTNEFRRVGYWKGHESRFRFYGTDAVMEQSGQGATYSVKTEGEDYAKGETLDISDLFYTHGHQVPTDFGDIDPALLQSFASGTAKVQDRSRLPKEFDGAHNGHEGSHHFLADDFVRAVTTKTQPPVSAWKAARFTLPGVVAHESAKQGGARLPVPDFGDGPANPNW
- a CDS encoding ROK family protein produces the protein MSQDLQRQANTAAVLRTLAAGGQASVTELRGSVGLSRPTLDAIISDLLAGGMIRQQDPGSSAGTAISSTGERPLIESARPAAGTPVRRRSGAGRPARNFVINADAGYVAGIDVGRHKILVMIMDLAGVVRVSRRVEVPASIDGAGLLALLQHTLSAATAELGIGLDRLRAIAVGVPGVVDAAGRITRSVVVPQWSGFDLRPLIANWASVPVAVANDANLAVLAEQWRGAAQRCTDVIYILAGRRTRAAIMINSEVLTGRHGEAGEIGSVPELFFDTPEVLLGDPGADSANLAQVFAAARAGDPDSRQRVERFCAELARGIRFLVTVLDPEIVVIGGGLSGAGEQIISGLHDQLDAQVEPDTDRQPMALVSSQLGDTAVALGGIRRAQLIAAAADPLINAVIDGQQKTRSPHGENAGTEGEIVNQPVRSAPSVPPATSPLRVGMIGAGGIAGAHLPAWLALGAQVAHYSWEGAPQLAAGHGGVVADSADELLARVDVVDICTPTPYHREYIELAAAAGKHVFSEKPLARTSADARAAIDACADAGVQLYPGHVVRFFSEYEAMHRQVAAGTIGTIAVQRFTRSGSRPEKDWFHDEEQSGGIILDQMIHDLDFARWNAGEVRTAFARKSRVGEGKDAVINAQVILTHDSGAISYVGGTWARPGTTFRTTFEIAGTAGILRHDSTQYRPVVVDLGQAKADEEGTGLLPAVHGVSPFATEIAEIAAAFTGGPSPRVTAEDGYAAILIAEAAIASLQTGEPVDVATNEQAGALA